The genomic interval AACGATTTATTGAAGCTTATAACCTTTCCCATGATATATTATCTCCAACATCAATTTGATAACGATCCGTAAAACCTGCACGGACCTCTACCACAAACTGGGCCGGAATGCCTGAAGGATATAGATTTTCGGAATGGGGGACTGTATCTTTGTGAATTTTCACAATTTTATATGTGGCGTCAATAAAAATTATATCCAAAGAAACAGGTGTTTCTTTCATCCAGAAAAAACGTTGAAGTTCATCTTCATAAGTAAACAACATTCCCTGGTTTTCCGGGATGTCTTCACGAAACATAAAGCCTTTACTTTGCTGATATTCATTTTCAGCGATTTCAACTAAAACTTCTAATTTTTTTTTATTAGAAGAATCATAAAAAACAACGCGGCCTTGCTTTAATTTTGTTTTTTGTGGATTGTTTTCCTGGACATCTTTCTGAATGGATAATGTGCGGTTTACGCTTAGTTTGTAAAACATGGACATGCCAATTACCACGGAAAATATAATGATCATATCCAGCATAGACATGCGTCGTGATTTCTTTGCAGCTTTTTTGGGGTCTACTATTTTCATGGTTTTTATTTGAGTTTTGTCATCTTAGACTATTTTTTTAGACCTGCCAGATAAATTTATTGTTTTCTAAAAAGAATATCAATTGCTCTATTGTTTGTTGTGATTTCCGCTCAACGGATTCTCTTGTATTAAAGGCATTATGTGGTGTTAACAAAACATTGTCCATATTCATCATTTTTTGAACAGCTATCACTTCTTCATCCGCACTCAGAGCTTGTCGAAGGGGAGCTTTTCCCGCACCCTGAGCTTGACGAAGGGAAACAGCCAGCTTTTTCTCATGATCAAAAACATCCAGAGCAACACCCGCAATTTTCTGGTTTTCCAATTGATTTAGTAAGATTGAAGAAGGTGAAATTTCACCACGGGAAACATTTATAAAAACAAGATTTTTTTTTACCTTCTGGAAAAACTTTTCATTAAAATAGTCTACATTGTCTTTTGTCAGGTTCATTGCGCATACAATAATATCCGCTATTTGTGCACCTTTTTCAGGGGAAATATATTTTACATCTTTATGCCGTTTCACTATATCAACCCCAAAAACAGTCATATCTAAACCACGGCCAATTTTAACCATTTCATAACCTATATTACCAACCCCGTATACAACGAGTGTTTTCTCCTGTAGCTCATATCCGGTTAAACCATCGCGTTCAAATTTTCTAAATTGCCTAGTTTGTTCAGATAGTTTTCTAAGCAACACAAGGATTGACATCAAAGCATGTTCAGCTACAGCACGATTACAGTAAAGCGGCAAATGCCCCATTCGGATTTGAGAATTTGTTTTTTCCCGGTACTCCAAAAGATGATCATAACCTGTACTACGTGATATTATGGCATCCAATTTATCTGCCCAGGATTCCGGATAAATACTTTGTGTACGTGTGCTGATTATTTTTGCAGGAGGTAACTCATGCCCTGCTTCCTGAATTGTTTTCCAGGTAAATCCTGCTTCAACATTTTTGGGTAAGAATTTTTTCAATGAAACTTCTTCTTCTTCAAAAGCTTCATAAAAATAGATTGTTTTCATTTAAATTCTATTTTTGGTAATAATTTTATTATTTCATTTGCAGCATTAGAAGGGGTTATTTCATTTTTAGTGATCATATCTTCCAGTTTTGAAAGATTCATTTTCACATTTTCATTTTCAAAAATTTTTTGGTGGATTTGCTCTTTTATTAAATTGTGCATCCAGGCTTTATTCTGGTTCTTTCT from Calditrichota bacterium carries:
- a CDS encoding hydroxyacid dehydrogenase, producing the protein MKTIYFYEAFEEEEVSLKKFLPKNVEAGFTWKTIQEAGHELPPAKIISTRTQSIYPESWADKLDAIISRSTGYDHLLEYREKTNSQIRMGHLPLYCNRAVAEHALMSILVLLRKLSEQTRQFRKFERDGLTGYELQEKTLVVYGVGNIGYEMVKIGRGLDMTVFGVDIVKRHKDVKYISPEKGAQIADIIVCAMNLTKDNVDYFNEKFFQKVKKNLVFINVSRGEISPSSILLNQLENQKIAGVALDVFDHEKKLAVSLRQAQGAGKAPLRQALSADEEVIAVQKMMNMDNVLLTPHNAFNTRESVERKSQQTIEQLIFFLENNKFIWQV
- a CDS encoding DUF192 domain-containing protein; this encodes MKIVDPKKAAKKSRRMSMLDMIIIFSVVIGMSMFYKLSVNRTLSIQKDVQENNPQKTKLKQGRVVFYDSSNKKKLEVLVEIAENEYQQSKGFMFREDIPENQGMLFTYEDELQRFFWMKETPVSLDIIFIDATYKIVKIHKDTVPHSENLYPSGIPAQFVVEVRAGFTDRYQIDVGDNISWERL